DNA from Phragmites australis chromosome 16, lpPhrAust1.1, whole genome shotgun sequence:
AATAGAAGTCGAAGAAGTCGCTTAAACCTTTCAACAACCCAGAAAACACCCGAAGCCGAGCAAAAAAGTCatcgactagatttagatctatctagactagCTACATACCTTTTTATAACAAGCTTAGATTAATACAAGGTAAACAGAATGTAGGATCATTATTCTCAAGAAGACCTAAACTTgtataaaaaaaaacccttatGTGTTCTCCTGTGATTTGTATACTTAAAATATCTCCTACCTTTTCAACAAATTTATTGCATCTACGGTTCATAAATTTCGGTCACAATTCAAAAGTCCAAGTACATATAGGTGAGGGCTTTTCCCGCAAGGTGTGAGTTGACATAGCATTTATTAGGCGGCATATAAGAGGTATTAGAATTCATTGGTGGTTCTCGTTTAGGGTGGTGACCGGCTCTAGTCCCTGCATATCTAAATGTGACATCATTTGTCTGTATTAAACAGTGTCCTTCTTAGCATTCCCAAAGAGAAAAATTAGTATCAAGAAAAGGCAGAGGCAGATACAGTTGCCTGGCAGTTCAGTTAATTAAGCCGAACTCCGAACCAACTTATTTGCATTAATTTGCTGCACTTGGTTCCAATTAATGGGTAGGCAAAAGTACAGCCTGGTCACTCATTGCTGGCTATTTCTCTGTTATTGtttcttttaattatttttataaaaaaaattttaTTAATCTTTATTGTTTTACAAGataatacaaatatataaaAGTTTACTCTTAGCTACTGTACAGCTCGGGTGCACACAACCATAAAAAATGGAAAGCAAATATATAAAGTGAGTGTTGCTACTTAGTAAAAAACCGAAAAAAAGACTATCGAGGAGCATCAATCCGAAGTTTAGACTATCATCCAAGTCTGATAAAGAGCTTCATAACTACCCACTTCAAATGAGTGCACACGGTTGCCACCATATCTCATACTCTTGTTGCTGCAATATAGCCCATGTACGAAACTAACATATACATGAGTAAATAACCTTAAAAAAGGAgttaatttttctcttattaaagataatattatttttgcatagTTATAGGTGaccaataaaaaaattgtcagCGCTACCATTATTTTGAATTTCTATTGTTTACTTAAGATTCGGAAGCTAGTTTCCAAACAGTACACTATGCAGTGGGCAGGGAAAATTTCAGTCAAAAAATCCGGTAAACCTGGTTTACCAGCGTTACTCGTGGGTCCCAGTAAAATATTAAACCGATTAAAATATTTTGCTAAATTGAAATATAGGAACGTATAAAACAATCCAAGCAGGTAAAGAAGAACGAAGGCCTTTCTGGTGCAATGGCAAAGCACCTTTTCCCTATAGACTTGGTTAGTGCTCGAGTCCTCCTAGGCAGGTTTTCTTTTTTAGGATTTGCATCCCGATATATGGATCCCACAGGGACGAATTTCAAACTCGAGAACCTCACATTTTGATTACAACTAGCCCAATTGACATCTTATGTCCCTATaatgttttattattttatatcaAAGTATAAATTTGATATTTTGTGTTCaattgtttttaatttttttaatttaattctataaatctgatatatcagataAATCATATTTACTAGTGACTTTCAGTAACTTTTATTTACCGGTAAAAGAAACCCTAGCGGTGGGTAAAGGTTCGAAGCCACTTAGATGATAACCATGCAGATCTCACAAAACGATAATAAAAAAAGAGGTGTGTAAttgtctcatttttttttttggaaaaaacaACTCTTTTGACTGCTTACCATTTCTTttgaataaattatttttagttaATAGTACTCCTTTATAAAGGTACCATAGGAGAACTTTTACTTTTAATGGTATTTTTAGTTTCCACAATAACTTATTTATTCTATGTGCATCACTATGTATAAGTGACCAATATAGAGAATTTTCCAAACGAGTTCAAATTCCAGTGAAACTCATTAGGATCTTGTGTTAGAGTGATGTTGATAAGGCGTGTGAGTAGTCAATTCCACACTATCAATTTTGTGCCTATTAGATCCCGCCAGAAAGATACAATTTGTGGATCAGATTATAGTACATTGAcaattgtttcttttttgtttcgtACTATGTTGTACAAACATAGATATTGCTCACTTGGAGGTGAATTTTCCAACCAGTTATCCTCTTAGAACCTGGTATGTGAACCGTCTTTGATATTGAAGGTATCAAAGccaaatagatgtcattttacCTTCATCAATCCGCCCCAAAAATGGGAATCACCTAGTTTCTAACTAACTTGTGATGGAGGTTTTGACCccaaatatttattttgtaaaGAGAGTTTTGCCATACCCCATCTTATGTTGCTAATTTGTATAGCCATTTATATATTAGAGAGATATTCTGAACATCGAGATCTTATATCCCTAAGCCTCGCAGATCTTTTGGTTGGCATAGGACACTCCGTTTTGTTAGGTGGTACTTCTTACGACTGTCACTTTACTAGTAGAATATAGAGCGAAAGTAGGCCTGTCTTTTTAGTACCCCTTGTGGACTTATGAAAAAAGGCATCATGTAAGTTGGTAGGCTAGTAAATACAGTTAAGAAGGACAAGCCTACCGCCTACAGATAGATACTTGATCATCCAACTACTCAATCTCTTTTTAAATCGTTCCTCTACTCCTTTCCCGTCCAAGTTCCACAGTTTACGATAGTGGATTAGAATTCCCTGATAGCGCAGAGAGAGCTCACCCTTGGTAAGGCATATTACTTTGCATTATCTTGCGTCTCATCGAAACAAAACAACTCACTTTTGtgaaacttgatcttaagcccaGAGAGCTACTCAAAAGCACAAAGCAAGAACTTCATGTTTTTAACCTTTTCCAGATCATGTTCTATAAAGAGGATTGTATCATCAGCGTATTGAAGAATAGATAGGCTATCCTCAACAAGATGTGGCATTATCCCCCAATCTGGCTGGTGTTTTTGGCCTTCTCAATCAAAACCGCTAACATATCTACAACAATATTAAATAGAATTAGAGAGAGTAGATCCTCTTATCAtaggcttttttttttggtttggaaGTACTAACCAGTAGGATCATTAACTTTGATCGTTACACTTCCCCTGTAATGAATCTTTCTATTCATGAACACCATCCGGACAAAAATCCTTTCATCCGAAGGGACAGAAGGAGAAAAGGTTATTTGGCTTTATCGTAGGCTTTCTTAAAATCTATTTTAAGAAGTACCCCTCTGAGGTTCTTTCGGTGGAGTTTTTGACAGTCTCATATAGAATGACTACATCTTCtaggatgaagaaaaatttgtaGTACCCTTTATAAAAAGACCTCCGTGAAACTCTGATACATATAGTCCTTCACTTGATCCAACGGCTGGCATGTGCAGAAGAGAGAAATAGAAGGACACATATCATGCTGAGTGATGGGGTCTTTCGAATGATCGAGTCctataaaatttccttccctTCTAAAATATTTCAAACAAACACAAAAGCAGTTTAAGTACTATAAAAGATCTAGACCATACCACGAAGAGGATAATGATAGCGCACATAATGATTACATTGATAACCACGAGTATATATAGTACAAGTACATGAGCGATTGTCGCGAGTAATCATAAGAGGTTGAGTTACATGCCAAATATAGCGCAACAAATATGGCAGGTACGACCTCCTGAGGTGGCGCGGAATCATGGGATCGCATGCATGGCGAAATCACCAGGACGTGTGCATGGCGTTGTGTAGTCTAGAATTCTGTAGTCTAACACTATCTTCGATAAAAGCATATTGCTATAATATAACTAACGTAGTGTATCGAAGATCGTATCGGTGTTAAAAACCAGTCTGCACTACCACATCAGTTGCTGGATTCATAAACAGATTAAACCCGAATGCGTTGAGGGATCAATACATGCATCGAAGTCAATTGAATAAGAGCACGAGTTAAATTGTTTCTCAGTGTAGAGGCAACGTGCTcgctataatattttatcaagaTAAccttgattaaaaattagtcctttattattaatttaattttatttggatttttttatttagatattttgctttctaaaccgtatggaaatcaaattgctaatttttcatatttttaatttcgaatttagctatttattaatcatattttatatgaattttttagtTTAATCTAGATTGTTAGATGTTCGTAGTAATGAGTCGTCTAAATTTTTTCgattaacatgataattttgtaatattgagAACCAACATGTTGTTGGCTCCTTTTAATAttcaaataatattataatagatTATATTAATACCTCATCTGATTATTTATTAACGGCTACCGTGGCATCAATCGATCTAATCCGTACTACGCATACTGTGCTAGCTTCTGACAATTGCTAGCAGCTGCCATCTTCTGGCAAACACTTTAAAATTTGCGGTCCTCGCACGTTTTTAATTTGTGCCCACCACACCACACACTGCAGAGACGCCATGTCGTACTCCCGGCCCCTGCGCGCGTGTATAAATGTATGTGCATAGGACCCTTTTGGtgtctctctcctctcactgcctgctgctgctggataGCTAGCAGCAGGAGCACCATTACTTCTCTCTGTGTCTCTCTGAGCACATAATAATAATCTCACACCACACGGtggtctctctctttctctgtcTCAAGCAAGCAAGATACTAGTGTAGAGCGAGGGGAAGAGATGAAGACGATGATGGATAGCATGGACGCGGCGAGGATCACAGAGTACTTCAAGGGCAAGAGCATCCTCATCACCGGCTCAACTGGCTTTCTTGGAAAGAGTATGTGTGTGTATACTACCTCAACTGCATGTCATGCTTAATTTCTTGCATAGAACTGAACTAGGTAGCTAGATATATGTTGATCGATCGATGGACCAAGCAAACAAGCAGTAGTATAGTAGTGCATGCTGTGTATCATCGAGAGAACCAAACAGCCGTTCATTTGTGCAAAGATTGGGGTTTTAAAAAGGAAGTTTGGATGCACATTTCGCATTGGTTTCACTTTCAAATTTTGCCTCAATTCAATCAATACCGGACTACTTCAGGCTGGTGAAGAGCGGCATCAATCAAGATTGACAAACAACTTAGACGTGATTTCAATAGAATCATGATTACTTTTTAGTAGAATATTTGGAAACAGAGAAATCGAAGAACGCTTCAAGATAAAAGAGTGGAAACCATCAAGGTTGCTCCAGATAAAAAAAAGATCATATTGAGGAACCCACAAGGCGTTTTCATCCATGTGCTGAGTCCCCTGTTGAGTTCCATGTTGCCTTTCTAACTGTTTTTGtggttttttcttttccttgtttGGACTTACCATGTGGTTTTCAGGTTTTCTAGGCTTTTCCTTTACCTCGTCCCCTAAtcttctttttggttttttacTCCTTTTTACTCCTAATCTAATAAAACGGTAGATCTCGTGCCACCTTTCTAAAAAAATGTTGTGTATCGATTGATCTATGATGAATGATAGATGATCGGTCTTCTGTTGTACTTACTTATATTCGtgtgacatatatatatatatatatatatattcacgtATGGATGGATGCATGCAGTTCTTGTGGAGAAGGTACTGCGGGTGCAGCCTGATGTCCACAAGATGTACCTCCTCGTGCGAGGGATCGACGCCCCATCTGCAAAGCAACGCGTCCAACAAGAGGTAATTAACCaccaacacatgcatgcatgcacaattgCTAGCTGATCATCGATCTTAGCTTCTTGCCTTGCAGCACAAATTATATATTAGTCGCACAAGTATCAGCTGGTGCTTATCccattttattaaatatttgcGTATGGTTGTTCGTCCCGTCGCCGAGGTACGGCCGGTAGCTGCAAGCATATATGGTTTCGCTTTCCTCATGTTGACGCCGCGAGGGGCGACAGCAGCAATTGATAGCACTGGTCCTTCTTCATGGCGCCGCAGGCATGGATCCGTGCAGGGAGTCATCTTGGATCCGTGCATGCATGGATCTATATATCTACGTGGCATCAGATCTGCACGTTTAATTTCTGCTTTCGCGTTAACTATTGAGTTAGTATGATCCCAGAAGCCTAAATTGATTGGAAATTTTAAAAAAAGGGCAATTCATTTGTATTTAACGCCAATGGTGGTTGACCACCTCATCAGATTCAAGACAGGCCGGACAGTGGTCTCTGCTTCACCAGTAGTGATTGTAGCACAGTGCGTAGACCAGCAGTAGCTTTTGCCTGTCCCTTAGTCATTAGTAATGAGCGAGCTCGATCAGTACACACGGCCGGCCAGCCTCAACAAGTACCAATATCCAATAGAATGAGGCATATGGCTGGTTGGTTGATGTGCAAGTGCAATTCGTTTCTTCATTTCCTCCAATAATTCAACAAGGTAAAAGTGAAAATAGATTCGAAATTACAATAGTAGTAGGTTACTTGTGGTGAATCATGAGGCATACTCCTATATGTCAATGCTTATTTTCAGCATTGACCTGCCTCAATAATTTACTATCGCTTATTATTTGTCCTAAAGAAAAAGAGGTAATTTTGTggtgcatgcatatatgcaggTGATAGAAACAGAGCTGTTGGGCCTCCTGAGGGAGAAGCATGGCAACGGGTTCCAGCGGTTTATCGAGGAGAAGGTTGTTGCTTTAGCCGGAGACATCATGAATGACAACTTGGGGCTGGAGGTTCCCAGGTTGGAGGAACTGGCAAAGGAGATCGACATCATTGTCAACATAGCTGCAACAACCAACTTCTACGAAAGGAAATTAAACCGGATTTGCATCAAATTAACTAGAGCATTAATTGTTTTGCACGACAAATATCGTCTAATCTTTTTTAGGAAATTAAACTGTAGTAACATTTTGACAACCTGCTGCAGATATGATGTCTCCTTGGATGTGAACGTGATGGGAGTGAAGCACCTGTGCCAGTTCGCCAAGCagtgccccaagctcaagatgCTCATGCATGTCTCCACTGGTTAGTACACGTACTACTCGATCAGATCGATGCAGCAACTCACTGCTATCAACTGGAGTATTcaatctgcatgcatgcatgcagctttCGTGTCCGGCGACAGGGAGGGGCTGATCCTGGAGAAGCCAATCAATCCCGGCGAGTCGCTGCTGGAAGGCGTGTTCCTCGACGTCGACGCCGAGCTGCGCCTCGTCAGGGACGTCAAGAAGGAGCTCAAAGCCACCGACGTCGCTCGCAATACGGAGCGGAAGGCCATGAAGGAGCTCGGTCTCCAAAGGGCTCGTCACTTTGGGTGGTCCAACACGTACGTCTTCACCAAGGCCATGGGGGAGGTGCTTCTCGGCCAGCTCCGCGGCGACATCCCGGTGGTGATCATGCGCCCCAGCATCATCACCAGCGTCCGGGCGGACCCGTTGCCGGGGTGGATGCTGGGCACACGCACCATCGACACGCTCATCATCGGCTACGCCA
Protein-coding regions in this window:
- the LOC133896174 gene encoding fatty acyl-CoA reductase 1-like, whose product is MKTMMDSMDAARITEYFKGKSILITGSTGFLGKILVEKVLRVQPDVHKMYLLVRGIDAPSAKQRVQQEVIETELLGLLREKHGNGFQRFIEEKVVALAGDIMNDNLGLEVPRLEELAKEIDIIVNIAATTNFYERYDVSLDVNVMGVKHLCQFAKQCPKLKMLMHVSTAFVSGDREGLILEKPINPGESLLEGVFLDVDAELRLVRDVKKELKATDVARNTERKAMKELGLQRARHFGWSNTYVFTKAMGEVLLGQLRGDIPVVIMRPSIITSVRADPLPGWMLGTRTIDTLIIGYAKQNLSCFLGDLNMVMDVIPGDMVVNAMMASMVAHSEERGAQVVYHATSSLRNPATYNVLYESGRRHFTENPRVGKNGEVIPNREMHFFTTIARFHVYMILTYKLPLEILHLVNLLLCGIFSRLYNDLNRKYKFVMHLVDVYGPFAFFKGCFDDMNLERLRLTMAMKTPEDQMFNFDPKTIDWDDYFYRIHIPGVLKYVCK